Genomic segment of Desulforegula conservatrix Mb1Pa:
GCAGATGCGAAAGACGGGCGTTTGCCTTTTCTACAGTCTCCGTAAAGCGTGAACTGTGAAACTACAAGAGCCGATCCTTCTACATCCATGAGAGACAGATTCATTTTTCCTGTCTCGTCTTCAAATATTCTCAGGCCCGAAATCTTGTCCGCCATCCAGTCAACTTCCTTTATTGAGTCTTCATCTCCAACTCCAAGGAACACAAGGATTCCGGGGCCAATTTTACCCGTTATTTCACCATCAACCTCAACCATGGCTTT
This window contains:
- the dtd gene encoding D-aminoacyl-tRNA deacylase — protein: MKAVIQRVKKAMVEVDGEITGKIGPGILVFLGVGDEDSIKEVDWMADKISGLRIFEDETGKMNLSLMDVEGSALVVSQFTLYGDCRKGKRPSFASAAKPEIANALYEDFIKNFRLKGINTETGRFQAMMDVSLVNDGPVTLIIESPEKKA